CCTGTAATTTCTCACCGCCTTGCCCTTCTTGCTTCAATCAAGAAGGGCACTTTCTGTCAGATGGATTTGAGCGGCTTGGTTACCCCCTCTCCCTAAATCCCTCTCCCACCAGGGGCGAGGGACTTGTCCGTGTAATCCCCAGCAACTGAGTCAACCTGTCAGCTACGGTCTGAATCACAGGCCGTTTCTGGCTGGCCACTACCAGCTTGGTAGATCACATCGCGTTAGCTCCCCTCGCCCCTTGCGGGCGAGGGACTTATCCGTGTAATCCCCAGCTGCTGAGTCAACCTGTCAGCTATGCTCTGAGTCACAGGCCGTTTCTGGCTGGCCACTACCAGCTTGGTGGATCACACCGCGTTAGCTCCCCTCGCCCCTTGGGGGAGAGGGGGAAACCAACAAACCACCCATCACACCGAACGGGTAATACCGCCATCCACCCGCAGATTCTGGCCGGTGATATACCCTGCCCCTTCCGATGCCAGAAAGCTGATCACCTTGGCAATCTCTTCAGTCTTGCCGTAACGCTGCATGGGAATACGCCCCCGGAACTCCTCCTTCTCCGGCAGGCTGTCTATAAAGCCCGGCAGCACGTTATTCATACGCACGTTATGCTCGGCATACTGATCAGCAAACAGCTTGGTAAAGGCAGCAAGGCCAGAACGGAACACACCGGAAGTGGGAAACACAGGATCAGGCTCGAAGGCGGCAAAGGTGGAGATATTAATAATCACCCCGGATTTCTGCTGCACCATAATCGGTGTCACCAGCCGGGTCGGGCGAATCGCGCAGAGCAGATAGACCTCCATCCCGCGATGCCAGTCTTCATCAGTCAGCTCCAGCACCGGTGCGCGCGGGCCATGGCCTGCACTGTTGACCAGTACATCGATGCGCCCCCAGGCCGTCATCACCTCATCCACCAGCCGCTGCAGATCCTCGTTACTCTGGTTGGAGCCGGTAACACCGATCCCACCCAGCTCTTTAGCCAGTGCTTCGCCCTTACCGGACGAAGACAGAATGGCGACGCGATACCCTTCTGCTGCCAGCTGACGCGCGGCACCGGCGCCCATTCCACTGCCACCTGCTGTGACGATAGCTACTTTCTGCTCTGACATGACCGTGCTCCATTTAAGTTGATGAACTATATAGAATCAGCACTGGGCGCCAGCCACCAGTCACAAATTCAGCCATGAGGCAGTAGAATTTCTACCGCCTTCAGATCACAGCAGGGAGCGCCGCATGAAAAAATGGGGTACGCGGCAGGGGCCACTGCCAACACTGAATTATCTGATCGCGCTGGAAGCCACCGCGCGGCTGGGCAGCTTTCGTGCGGCCGCGGAAGAAATGCACCTGACGCAAGGCGCAGTCGCCCAGCAGATACGGGCACTGGAAGCAGAGCTGGGATGCCAGCTGTTTGACCGGCTGCCGCGCGGGCTGGAACCCAATACCATCGGCAGGGAATACGTCCACCGGCTGCGGCTGGCCCTTGGCATCGTGGAGGAAGCCACCCGCGAAGTGCTGGCGC
This Pokkaliibacter sp. MBI-7 DNA region includes the following protein-coding sequences:
- a CDS encoding SDR family oxidoreductase, producing the protein MSEQKVAIVTAGGSGMGAGAARQLAAEGYRVAILSSSGKGEALAKELGGIGVTGSNQSNEDLQRLVDEVMTAWGRIDVLVNSAGHGPRAPVLELTDEDWHRGMEVYLLCAIRPTRLVTPIMVQQKSGVIINISTFAAFEPDPVFPTSGVFRSGLAAFTKLFADQYAEHNVRMNNVLPGFIDSLPEKEEFRGRIPMQRYGKTEEIAKVISFLASEGAGYITGQNLRVDGGITRSV